One window of Pseudomonas sp. FP198 genomic DNA carries:
- a CDS encoding sigma-70 family RNA polymerase sigma factor, with protein MSATSNGNAQLHELYRDHHGWLHAWLRRKLGNHDHAADIAQDTFLRLLVSGRIPGVVEGRSYLTQIARNLVIDQWRRQRIERAYLESIAHLPEPQTPCLETRAIILETLQKIDAMLDRMPGNVRTAFLLSQFEGLGYAQIAERLQVTVSSVQKYMTRAILACYQTVYEE; from the coding sequence ATGTCAGCAACTTCCAATGGCAACGCTCAACTGCATGAACTCTACCGCGATCATCACGGCTGGCTGCACGCCTGGTTGCGTCGCAAGCTGGGCAACCATGACCACGCGGCGGACATCGCGCAAGACACATTTCTGCGCCTGCTGGTTTCCGGACGTATTCCCGGGGTAGTGGAGGGCCGCAGTTACCTGACCCAGATCGCCCGCAACCTGGTGATCGATCAGTGGCGTCGACAGCGAATCGAACGGGCCTACCTGGAAAGTATCGCTCATTTGCCCGAACCCCAGACGCCTTGCCTGGAGACCCGAGCAATCATTCTCGAAACGCTTCAGAAAATCGACGCGATGCTCGACCGCATGCCCGGCAATGTGCGGACGGCCTTCCTGCTGTCGCAATTCGAAGGCCTGGGCTATGCGCAAATTGCCGAACGCCTGCAAGTCACCGTCAGCTCCGTACAAAAATACATGACCCGCGCCATCCTGGCCTGCTACCAGACGGTCTACGAAGAATGA
- a CDS encoding GlxA family transcriptional regulator: MAQERAFVELGVLIYPGAQMAAVHGLTDLFAVADGIAAEHASVQLPRLRVSHWQTAGGAMPLRVFASDAGPHAPLVALLIPPSIAGFNETVATQTLMDWLRAQHASGTVLGGVCVGSILLAESGLLDGRSATTHWTSAKSFAARYPKIKLNADKPIVDDGDLITTAGLMAWSELGLRLVDRLLGPGIATRTAQFLVIEHSDSASQCGSNFAPILGHGDGAILKVQHWLQRSGAVDVSLGAMAEQAGLEERTFLRRFRAATGLKPTEYCQHLRVGKAREMLEYTNGTIDHIAWTVGYQDPSAFRATFKKITGLAPSDYRARFGVNPQGAPKG, encoded by the coding sequence ATGGCGCAGGAAAGGGCATTCGTCGAACTCGGCGTGCTGATCTACCCCGGCGCGCAAATGGCCGCGGTGCATGGTTTGACCGATCTGTTTGCCGTGGCGGATGGCATTGCGGCGGAGCATGCCAGTGTGCAGCTGCCGCGGCTACGCGTGAGCCACTGGCAAACGGCGGGCGGAGCAATGCCGTTGCGAGTGTTTGCCAGTGATGCCGGTCCGCACGCGCCATTGGTCGCCTTGTTGATCCCACCGTCCATTGCCGGCTTCAATGAAACTGTCGCAACACAGACGCTGATGGATTGGCTCCGGGCGCAACACGCTAGCGGCACGGTATTGGGCGGGGTTTGCGTCGGCTCGATCCTGCTGGCCGAAAGCGGTTTGCTGGATGGGCGTAGTGCCACGACCCACTGGACCTCGGCCAAGAGCTTTGCGGCACGTTATCCGAAGATCAAGCTAAACGCCGATAAACCCATTGTCGACGACGGCGACCTGATCACCACCGCCGGGCTCATGGCCTGGTCGGAGCTCGGGCTGCGGCTGGTGGACCGCTTGCTCGGCCCCGGCATCGCCACACGCACCGCGCAGTTTCTGGTGATCGAGCACAGCGACAGCGCGAGCCAGTGCGGCAGTAATTTCGCGCCGATCCTCGGGCATGGCGATGGAGCGATTCTGAAAGTGCAACATTGGTTGCAGCGCAGCGGCGCGGTGGATGTTTCCCTTGGCGCGATGGCCGAACAGGCCGGGCTGGAGGAGCGCACGTTCCTGCGCAGGTTTCGCGCGGCTACCGGCCTCAAGCCCACCGAATACTGCCAGCACCTGCGGGTCGGCAAGGCCCGGGAAATGCTGGAATATACCAACGGGACCATCGACCACATTGCCTGGACCGTCGGTTATCAGGATCCTTCTGCCTTTCGAGCGACGTTCAAGAAAATCACCGGGCTGGCGCCGAGTGATTACCGGGCGAGGTTTGGGGTGAATCCGCAGGGCGCTCCCAAAGGCTGA
- a CDS encoding DUF3182 family protein — MTQIHRDKCVVAHSVNPQAPLHEVETNRALARWLANILGLEFGGSYDSRHHAGRDLYLLPTQTLIGPEAALRLGVKGPDDLWGGYVDHDFICTKAIAHGLLNKDAVAPKGWSPLFAKLTRGVVLDGISVFSLKDARQAAEHLLYAGPIRLKPIHACAGRGQQVIRSIGQFDEIVAAPDAQALFSEGIVLEQNLSEVKTQSVGQSFINGKVLSYCGVQHLTRDNEGEEVYGGSDLLVAQGGYIELLGLELPDDVREAVRLAQVFDDAANQAFPTFFASRRNYDIAQGTDTGGQPRGGVLEQSWRMGGASSAELAALQVFVEDPSIRAVRVSSVETYTDQPLPPGATEVYRGAAENGDFLLKYVTVQSYDG; from the coding sequence ATGACCCAGATCCATCGTGACAAATGTGTAGTGGCCCACTCGGTCAACCCCCAGGCACCGCTGCATGAAGTCGAGACCAATCGGGCGCTGGCGCGCTGGCTGGCGAATATCCTTGGCCTGGAGTTCGGCGGCAGCTATGACAGCCGGCACCACGCCGGGCGGGATCTGTACCTGTTGCCTACGCAAACCCTGATCGGTCCCGAGGCTGCGTTGCGCCTGGGCGTCAAGGGACCGGACGATCTTTGGGGCGGTTACGTCGACCACGATTTCATCTGCACCAAGGCGATTGCCCATGGTCTGTTGAACAAGGATGCGGTCGCGCCGAAGGGCTGGTCACCGCTGTTCGCCAAGCTGACCCGGGGCGTTGTGCTCGACGGCATCAGCGTGTTTTCGCTCAAGGATGCGCGCCAGGCCGCTGAGCACTTGCTCTACGCCGGGCCGATTCGCCTCAAGCCAATCCATGCTTGCGCTGGACGTGGCCAGCAAGTCATCCGGAGCATCGGGCAATTCGATGAAATCGTCGCGGCTCCGGACGCCCAGGCATTGTTCAGCGAGGGAATCGTGCTGGAACAGAATCTCAGTGAGGTCAAGACCCAGAGCGTCGGCCAAAGCTTCATCAACGGCAAGGTCTTGAGCTACTGCGGCGTGCAGCACCTGACCCGCGACAACGAAGGGGAAGAGGTCTACGGCGGCTCTGACCTGCTGGTGGCGCAAGGGGGCTACATCGAGCTTCTCGGCCTGGAACTGCCGGACGATGTGCGCGAAGCGGTCCGGCTTGCGCAGGTATTCGATGATGCCGCCAACCAGGCTTTCCCCACGTTCTTTGCTTCGCGGCGCAACTACGACATCGCCCAAGGGACGGATACCGGGGGCCAGCCTCGCGGTGGCGTGCTGGAGCAATCCTGGCGAATGGGCGGCGCCAGCAGCGCGGAACTGGCTGCCTTGCAGGTGTTCGTCGAGGACCCGTCGATCCGCGCGGTTCGGGTGTCCTCAGTCGAAACCTACACCGACCAACCGCTGCCGCCCGGCGCCACGGAGGTTTACCGCGGCGCTGCGGAAAATGGTGATTTCCTACTCAAATACGTAACGGTTCAATCCTATGACGGCTAG
- a CDS encoding S9 family peptidase has translation MTARSETIQIAIDDEHMNGTFLSPKSKVPGVLFVHGWGGSQERDLERAKGIAGLGCVCLTFDLRGHTGGAGIPLSRVTREDNLRDLLAAYDRLLAHPALDTSAIAVVGTSYGGYLASILTSLRPVRWLALRVPALYRDEQWHTPKRDLDKADLLDYRSTLVHADTNRALHACSQFTGDVLLVESETDDHVPHATIMSYRAACQQTHSLTHRIIDGADHSLSDPVSQQAYTSILVSWITEMVVGERLSIIQER, from the coding sequence ATGACGGCTAGAAGCGAAACCATCCAGATTGCGATTGATGATGAACACATGAACGGGACCTTCCTCAGCCCCAAGTCGAAGGTTCCCGGTGTGTTGTTCGTGCACGGTTGGGGCGGTAGCCAGGAGCGAGATCTCGAGCGGGCCAAAGGCATCGCCGGCCTGGGCTGCGTGTGCCTGACCTTCGACTTGCGCGGCCACACCGGTGGGGCCGGGATTCCACTGTCGCGGGTCACGCGCGAGGACAACCTGCGGGACTTGCTGGCGGCCTACGACAGGCTGCTCGCCCACCCGGCCCTGGACACCTCGGCGATCGCCGTGGTCGGCACCAGCTACGGTGGTTACCTGGCCTCGATCCTTACCTCATTGCGACCGGTGCGCTGGCTGGCCCTGCGGGTGCCGGCGCTGTACCGCGACGAGCAGTGGCACACGCCCAAGCGCGACCTGGACAAGGCTGACCTGCTCGATTACCGCAGCACCCTGGTGCACGCCGACACCAACCGGGCCTTGCACGCCTGCTCGCAATTCACCGGTGATGTGTTGCTGGTGGAATCGGAAACGGATGACCATGTGCCCCACGCGACGATCATGAGCTACCGGGCCGCCTGCCAGCAGACTCACTCGTTGACTCATCGAATCATCGATGGCGCCGATCATTCCCTGAGTGACCCCGTGTCACAACAGGCCTACACCTCGATCCTGGTGAGCTGGATCACGGAGATGGTGGTAGGCGAGCGGTTGAGCATCATCCAGGAGCGGTAG
- a CDS encoding lysylphosphatidylglycerol synthase domain-containing protein: MNHSEAHTAPGDAHAPEQAKPKSRWSRWKRPLTLAFFLLLIVLFTALARRIDWSEVFATLADFKLRTLLIAAALTITSFITYACFDLIGRTYIRQKLGWRQILPVGVISYAFNLNLSAWVGGIAMRYRLYSRLGVSTGNIAKILGLSLATNWFGYMTLAGVVFSSGLVTMPPGWKLSSNALQGVGVLLLLASAGYLAACRFSRRRAWTIRGMEINLPSLRMAILQLALGALNWSLMAGVIFTLLPSKLDYPVVLGVLLISSIAGVITHIPAGLGVLEAVFVALLQHEVSRGSLIAGLIAYRAIYFILPLLITVVMYLVIEAKAKALRVKPGVK, encoded by the coding sequence ATGAACCACTCTGAAGCGCATACCGCGCCGGGAGACGCCCATGCGCCGGAACAGGCCAAGCCGAAGTCGCGCTGGAGCCGCTGGAAACGCCCGCTGACGCTGGCTTTTTTCCTGCTGCTGATTGTGCTGTTCACCGCGTTGGCGCGGCGCATCGACTGGTCCGAAGTATTCGCCACCCTGGCGGATTTCAAGCTGCGCACGCTGCTGATCGCCGCCGCGCTGACGATCACCAGTTTCATTACCTACGCCTGCTTCGACTTGATCGGTCGCACGTACATCCGGCAGAAACTCGGCTGGCGGCAGATCCTGCCGGTGGGAGTGATCAGTTACGCCTTCAACCTGAATCTCAGTGCCTGGGTCGGCGGCATCGCGATGCGCTATCGGCTGTACTCGCGCCTCGGCGTCAGCACCGGCAACATCGCCAAGATCCTCGGCTTGAGCCTGGCCACCAACTGGTTCGGCTACATGACCCTGGCCGGCGTGGTGTTCAGCAGCGGCCTGGTGACCATGCCGCCGGGTTGGAAACTGAGCAGCAACGCGCTGCAAGGCGTCGGCGTGCTGCTGTTGCTGGCCAGTGCCGGTTACCTGGCGGCCTGCCGTTTCTCCAGGCGGCGGGCCTGGACGATTCGCGGTATGGAAATCAATCTGCCGTCCCTGCGCATGGCCATCCTGCAATTGGCGTTGGGCGCGCTGAACTGGTCGCTGATGGCGGGGGTGATCTTTACCTTGCTGCCGAGCAAACTGGACTATCCCGTGGTGCTGGGGGTGTTGTTGATCAGCAGCATCGCCGGGGTGATTACCCATATCCCCGCCGGGCTCGGCGTGCTGGAAGCGGTATTCGTCGCGCTGCTGCAGCATGAAGTGTCGCGAGGCAGCCTGATCGCGGGACTGATTGCCTACCGGGCGATCTACTTCATCCTGCCATTGCTGATTACGGTGGTGATGTATCTGGTGATCGAGGCGAAGGCCAAGGCGTTGCGGGTCAAGCCTGGGGTCAAGTGA
- the clsB gene encoding cardiolipin synthase ClsB, whose product MSATMNKATVEKIEVPPTESNPALNDIEYGWHGNNRVTLLENGEEYFPRVFEAIRRAQEEILLETFILFEDKVGFELRDLLVDAAKRGVRITVNLDGFGCGELTTGFLASLSDAGVRLQMFDPAPRHLGIRTNWFRRLHRKIVVVDGVIAFIGGINFSADHLGDFGPEAKQDYSVEIKGPAVVDIHHFALLQTGRPARAKYWWQRRRSRRTELAFNDHDGQVRLVYRDNHEHQTDIEEVYLQVLRSAQRRVVIANAYFFPGYRLLREIRNAARRGVEVRLILQGQPDMMIAKLAARMLYNYLLKAGVTIYEYCERPLHGKVALVDEDWSTVGSSNLDPLSLSLNLEANVLIRDRAFNRELFERLDHLSRTHCTIMPENHAPRGLLWRMTIGFMVFHFLRHFPAWAGWLPAHKPRLKPFSPPTAVRSEPHEPL is encoded by the coding sequence ATGAGCGCGACGATGAACAAGGCGACGGTGGAAAAGATCGAGGTCCCGCCGACCGAGAGCAACCCGGCGCTGAACGATATCGAATACGGCTGGCACGGCAACAACCGTGTCACGCTGCTGGAAAATGGCGAGGAATATTTCCCGCGGGTTTTCGAGGCGATTCGCCGTGCCCAGGAAGAAATTCTCCTGGAGACTTTCATTCTGTTCGAGGACAAGGTCGGCTTTGAACTGCGCGACCTGCTGGTGGATGCGGCCAAGCGTGGAGTGCGGATTACCGTCAACCTCGACGGTTTCGGTTGCGGCGAACTGACCACCGGGTTTCTCGCATCGTTGAGCGATGCCGGGGTGCGCCTGCAGATGTTCGACCCGGCCCCCAGGCACTTGGGCATCCGCACCAACTGGTTCCGCCGCCTGCACCGCAAGATCGTGGTGGTGGATGGTGTGATCGCGTTTATCGGCGGGATCAATTTCTCCGCCGACCACCTGGGCGATTTCGGTCCCGAGGCCAAGCAGGATTACTCCGTGGAGATCAAAGGCCCGGCGGTGGTGGACATCCACCATTTTGCGCTGCTCCAGACCGGCCGGCCAGCTCGGGCCAAATACTGGTGGCAACGCCGCCGCAGCCGTCGTACCGAATTGGCGTTCAATGATCATGACGGCCAGGTGCGCCTGGTCTATCGCGACAACCACGAGCACCAGACCGACATCGAGGAGGTCTACCTGCAAGTGCTGCGCAGCGCCCAGCGGCGGGTAGTGATCGCCAATGCCTATTTCTTCCCCGGCTACCGGTTGCTGCGCGAGATCCGCAACGCCGCCCGGCGTGGCGTGGAGGTGCGGCTGATCCTGCAGGGGCAACCGGACATGATGATCGCCAAGCTCGCCGCGCGGATGCTCTACAACTATTTGCTCAAGGCCGGCGTGACGATCTATGAATATTGCGAGCGGCCGCTGCACGGCAAGGTCGCCCTGGTGGATGAGGACTGGAGTACCGTCGGTTCGAGCAACCTCGACCCGTTGAGCCTGTCCCTGAACCTGGAAGCCAATGTGCTGATCCGCGACCGTGCATTCAACCGCGAGCTGTTCGAGCGCCTCGATCACTTGAGCCGCACCCATTGCACCATCATGCCCGAGAACCACGCCCCGCGCGGGCTGCTGTGGCGCATGACCATCGGTTTCATGGTGTTCCACTTTCTGCGTCACTTCCCGGCCTGGGCCGGGTGGCTGCCGGCCCATAAACCGCGTCTGAAACCTTTTTCACCGCCGACGGCGGTCCGGAGCGAACCCCATGAACCACTCTGA
- a CDS encoding endonuclease/exonuclease/phosphatase family protein, protein MTTPESSEATRDPTQQSLRDFERVSRFTVLTVNTHKGFTALNRRFILPELREAVRSVSADVVFLQEVHGTHEHHPQRYSNWPSIPQYEFLADTLWPQFAYGRNAVYPAGDHGNALLSKFQIIRHENLDVSISGHESRGMLHSVLRLPGGEGQDVHAICVHLGLREGHRVEQLKLLCQRLSELPPEAPVIVAGDFNDWRGKANDLLAPCGLREVFAEQWGKPARSFPARLPILRLDRIYVRNLKAHHAKVLNVRPWSHLSDHAPLSVEIEL, encoded by the coding sequence ATGACTACGCCAGAATCCAGCGAAGCCACCCGTGACCCGACCCAGCAATCGTTGCGGGATTTCGAACGGGTCAGCCGCTTCACCGTCCTGACGGTCAATACACACAAGGGGTTCACCGCCCTGAACCGGCGTTTCATCCTGCCGGAACTGCGCGAAGCCGTGCGCAGCGTTTCCGCCGATGTGGTGTTCCTGCAAGAAGTGCATGGCACCCACGAGCACCATCCCCAGCGCTACAGCAACTGGCCGAGCATCCCGCAATACGAATTTCTCGCCGACACCCTCTGGCCGCAGTTCGCCTACGGGCGCAACGCGGTGTACCCGGCGGGGGACCATGGCAATGCGTTGCTGTCGAAATTCCAGATCATTCGCCACGAGAACCTCGACGTCTCCATCAGCGGCCACGAGAGCCGCGGCATGCTCCACAGCGTGCTGCGCCTGCCGGGTGGCGAAGGCCAGGACGTGCATGCGATCTGTGTGCACCTGGGGTTGCGCGAAGGGCATCGCGTCGAGCAGCTGAAACTGCTTTGCCAGCGCCTGAGCGAGTTGCCGCCTGAAGCGCCAGTGATTGTCGCCGGTGACTTCAACGATTGGCGCGGCAAGGCCAATGACCTGCTCGCCCCCTGCGGCCTGCGGGAAGTGTTCGCCGAACAATGGGGCAAGCCGGCCCGCAGTTTTCCGGCACGCCTGCCGATCCTGCGCCTGGACCGCATCTACGTGCGCAACCTCAAGGCCCATCACGCCAAAGTATTGAATGTACGTCCCTGGTCGCACCTTTCCGACCACGCACCGCTGTCGGTGGAGATCGAATTATGA
- a CDS encoding DUF72 domain-containing protein produces the protein MTAIHIGISGWRYTPWRGDFYPKGLAQKRELQFASRAVNSIEINGSFYALQRPERYAQWYAETPDDFVFSVKAPRFITHIKRLRDIHKPLANFFASGVLELKEKLGAILWQFPPSFKFDPELFEDFLKQLPHDTEAAAALAREHEPRLDGHASTTTDKKRALRHAVEIRHESFIDPLFVALLKRYDVALVVADTAGKWPYREDVTSDFVYLRLHGAEELYASGYTDEALKRWGDRIEAWSHGTQPSDAHLIDPKKKPRARKSREVFCYFDNDIKVRAPYDARHLLERFDLDKHLATAPGVRPAEGVLP, from the coding sequence ATGACGGCGATCCACATTGGTATTTCCGGTTGGCGCTACACGCCTTGGCGGGGGGACTTCTACCCCAAGGGGCTGGCTCAGAAGCGGGAACTGCAATTCGCCTCTCGCGCGGTCAACAGCATCGAAATCAATGGATCGTTCTACGCCCTGCAACGTCCCGAACGATATGCCCAGTGGTACGCCGAGACGCCGGACGACTTCGTCTTCAGCGTCAAGGCGCCAAGGTTCATCACCCATATCAAGCGCCTGCGGGACATCCACAAGCCGCTGGCGAACTTCTTCGCCTCCGGGGTGCTGGAGCTCAAGGAAAAACTCGGGGCCATCCTCTGGCAGTTTCCGCCGAGCTTCAAATTCGACCCTGAGCTGTTCGAAGACTTTCTAAAGCAATTGCCCCACGACACCGAAGCCGCCGCCGCGCTGGCGCGCGAGCACGAACCGCGCCTGGACGGCCACGCCAGCACAACGACCGACAAGAAGCGTGCGCTGCGCCATGCCGTCGAAATCCGTCATGAAAGCTTCATCGATCCCCTCTTCGTTGCCCTGCTCAAACGTTACGACGTCGCCCTGGTGGTGGCGGATACCGCTGGAAAATGGCCGTATCGCGAGGATGTCACCAGCGATTTCGTCTACCTGCGCCTGCACGGCGCCGAAGAGTTGTACGCCAGCGGCTATACCGACGAGGCGCTGAAGCGCTGGGGCGACCGGATCGAAGCCTGGAGCCACGGCACTCAGCCGAGTGACGCGCACCTGATCGATCCGAAAAAGAAACCCCGGGCGCGCAAGAGCCGGGAAGTGTTCTGTTATTTCGACAACGACATCAAAGTCCGCGCGCCGTATGACGCGCGCCACCTGCTGGAGCGCTTCGACCTGGACAAGCATCTCGCCACCGCTCCCGGTGTGCGCCCGGCCGAAGGGGTATTGCCATGA
- a CDS encoding mechanosensitive ion channel family protein, whose protein sequence is MSRLSTVLLLVLLTLTGTSAYGTAAVPGASNPSEAPAEPEPLVQGGLLGAISSSIDDVQDKLDLNQSLVDAWRLRADRAVDEVDRLVDQTSRSSWRVAGDFLLLSGVWLGTFALIWTAARLLVRRLRRRRWLRTRQRVLDVLGYVLPYTLPAVACLPLTLYVSHFLQVSVGRALALCFAYATSSGIFSTSVLLCVIVMFNAGHKRRAVAMLRRFTPRPLFLIGFLAALSDALTSPQIARQLGGNITSSVAVFTGLSASMIFGWLVIHMRRPVAHLIRNRPLAQRLKQPALQESLRIFSGLWYWPILLMVLVSAVSLIGVGEDNQKALRCALFTTILLIAMVFLSTVFQHVFKSPKAEAIQRNSAYKGRLLSLLHALLRIVMAVAFIEILGRIWGISLFEFASRNAVGRAISDSLSRIGLIFLMTWLTWVVLDTAIQEALKPPLNKRGARQPSTRIKTILPLLRNAAKIILVVICAITTMANLGINVAPLLAGAGVVGLAIGFGSQQLVQDVITGLFIIIEDTLSIGDWVVLSSGHAGTVEGLTIRTLRLRDGKGFVHSVPFGQIKAVTNQSRQFAFAFFSVQFTYDTDVDRAIELIREAGDSISEDPFLKFNLQGPLDVFGVDKMDLNGLVLTAQFRTVSGGQYAVSRAFNQRLKKLVDNEPSVHFAQTYPQQVVMPKRLDAPVEHLEPSSQPPSKPSDQPAQ, encoded by the coding sequence TTGTCTCGATTGAGCACCGTATTGCTGTTGGTCCTGCTGACGCTGACCGGCACCAGCGCCTACGGGACCGCTGCTGTCCCTGGCGCCTCAAACCCCAGTGAGGCCCCGGCCGAACCTGAGCCACTGGTGCAGGGCGGTTTGCTGGGCGCGATCAGTTCGAGCATCGATGACGTCCAGGACAAGCTCGACCTCAACCAGAGCCTGGTGGACGCCTGGCGCCTGCGGGCGGACCGGGCGGTGGACGAAGTCGATCGCCTGGTGGACCAGACGTCCCGTTCCTCGTGGCGCGTGGCGGGGGATTTCCTGCTGCTCTCGGGCGTATGGCTGGGGACATTTGCGCTGATATGGACCGCCGCGCGATTGCTGGTGCGCCGCTTGCGCCGGCGCCGCTGGCTACGCACCCGCCAGCGGGTGCTGGACGTGCTCGGCTATGTGCTGCCCTACACCTTGCCTGCCGTGGCCTGCCTGCCGCTCACCCTCTACGTCAGCCACTTCTTGCAAGTCTCGGTCGGTCGCGCCCTGGCGCTGTGTTTCGCCTACGCCACCAGCAGCGGTATTTTTTCCACGTCGGTGCTGCTCTGCGTGATCGTGATGTTCAACGCCGGGCACAAACGGCGGGCGGTGGCGATGCTGCGTCGTTTCACCCCGCGGCCGTTGTTCCTGATCGGCTTCCTGGCCGCCCTCAGCGATGCACTGACCAGCCCGCAGATCGCCCGGCAACTGGGCGGCAATATCACCAGCAGCGTCGCGGTGTTCACCGGGCTGTCGGCGTCGATGATCTTTGGCTGGCTGGTGATCCATATGCGCCGGCCGGTGGCCCACCTGATCCGCAACCGACCGTTGGCCCAGCGCTTGAAACAGCCGGCGTTGCAGGAGTCCCTGCGGATTTTTTCCGGCCTCTGGTACTGGCCGATCCTGTTGATGGTGCTGGTGTCGGCGGTGAGCCTGATCGGCGTCGGCGAAGACAACCAGAAAGCCCTGCGTTGCGCCCTGTTCACCACCATTCTGTTGATCGCGATGGTGTTCCTCAGCACCGTGTTCCAGCATGTCTTCAAGTCGCCCAAGGCCGAAGCCATCCAGCGTAACAGCGCCTACAAAGGACGATTGTTGAGTCTGTTGCACGCGTTGTTGCGGATCGTCATGGCGGTGGCATTCATTGAAATCCTCGGTCGGATCTGGGGGATCTCCCTGTTCGAATTCGCTTCGCGCAACGCCGTGGGCCGGGCGATCAGTGATTCCTTGAGCCGCATCGGCCTGATCTTCCTGATGACCTGGCTGACCTGGGTGGTGCTCGACACGGCGATCCAGGAAGCCCTCAAGCCGCCGCTCAACAAGCGCGGCGCCCGCCAACCCAGCACGCGGATCAAGACCATCCTGCCGCTGCTGCGCAACGCCGCCAAGATCATCCTGGTGGTGATCTGCGCGATCACCACCATGGCCAACCTGGGCATCAACGTCGCACCGTTGCTGGCCGGCGCCGGGGTGGTGGGGTTGGCGATCGGTTTCGGCTCGCAGCAACTGGTACAGGACGTGATCACCGGGCTGTTCATCATCATCGAAGACACGCTGTCCATCGGTGACTGGGTGGTGCTCAGCTCCGGCCACGCCGGCACCGTCGAAGGCCTGACCATCCGCACCCTGCGCCTGCGCGACGGCAAGGGGTTCGTGCATTCGGTGCCGTTCGGGCAGATCAAGGCCGTGACCAACCAGTCCCGACAATTCGCCTTTGCGTTTTTCTCGGTGCAGTTCACCTACGACACCGATGTGGACCGTGCCATCGAACTGATCCGCGAGGCCGGCGATTCGATTTCCGAAGACCCGTTCCTCAAGTTCAACCTGCAAGGGCCGCTGGATGTGTTCGGCGTGGACAAGATGGACCTCAACGGGCTGGTGCTCACTGCCCAGTTCCGGACTGTGTCAGGCGGGCAGTATGCGGTGAGCCGGGCGTTCAACCAGCGGCTCAAGAAGCTTGTGGATAACGAGCCGTCGGTGCATTTCGCGCAGACTTATCCACAGCAGGTGGTGATGCCGAAGCGGTTGGATGCGCCAGTGGAGCATTTAGAACCCTCGTCGCAGCCTCCATCGAAGCCGTCCGACCAGCCTGCGCAATAA